Proteins encoded within one genomic window of Solibaculum mannosilyticum:
- the ilvN gene encoding acetolactate synthase small subunit, whose translation MKHTLSVLTENHAGVLSKVSGLFTRRGFNIDSLAVGVTEDPAISRMTIVVHGDDAVVEQVEKQLNKIIPVIKVKTFSEGEYLSRQLSLIKVAAPPSRRAELMKIAELMNARILDVSPTSMTFEFTDTLERTEVMEDLLRPFGIREIVRTGTIAIEKGASITRSKKASQDQAGPGATSP comes from the coding sequence ATGAAACATACCCTTTCGGTTTTAACCGAGAACCATGCTGGCGTCTTATCCAAAGTATCCGGCCTGTTTACCCGCCGGGGATTTAACATTGATTCCTTGGCAGTGGGTGTCACAGAGGATCCCGCCATCTCCCGCATGACTATCGTCGTCCACGGCGACGATGCGGTGGTGGAACAGGTGGAAAAACAGCTCAATAAGATTATTCCAGTCATCAAGGTCAAGACCTTCTCGGAGGGGGAATATTTGAGCCGTCAGTTGTCGCTCATCAAGGTGGCGGCACCGCCGTCCCGGCGGGCCGAATTAATGAAGATCGCTGAATTGATGAACGCTCGCATTTTGGACGTCTCTCCTACCAGTATGACCTTTGAATTTACCGATACCTTAGAGAGAACCGAAGTCATGGAGGATTTGCTCCGTCCCTTTGGCATCCGGGAGATTGTCCGCACCGGCACCATCGCCATTGAAAAGGGCGCATCCATCACCCGGAGCAAAAAGGCATCTCAAGACCAGGCAGGGCCTGGCGCCACGTCGCCCTAA
- the ilvB gene encoding biosynthetic-type acetolactate synthase large subunit: MITGAQAMVECLKCEGVTTVFGYPGATIAPFYDALFASSIRHILVRQEQNAGHAASGYARISGKPGVCIATSGPGATNLITGIATAYMDSIPLICITGQVRSDQLGRDVFQEADITGATESFIKHSYLIKDVKTLPRVFKEAFHIATTGRPGPVLIDIPMDVQLQELDFVYPEKVDIVGYKPSVTGNVRQIQRAADLIQTAKRPVLCAGGGVFSSEGYRLIETLCEQCRIPVVSTMMGIGVLPSDHPLYLGMIGTHGVKAANRALREADLLILAGARVGDRAMAAPDQIAERAHIVHIDVDPAEIGKNMPAEIPIVGDLSNVLRLLMERLSFQADEAWVQHCVSYKTNTIPSSSREGFLSPKLFLRKLSASMDPDCILVADVGQNQIWCANYFGIQKGRFLTSGGMGTMGYSIPAAIGAKMARPDLQVCAVCGDGSFQMSLNELATINQSGAHVKMVVMRNGRLGMVRELQDKLYGGRHAATKLDGSPDFMLLAEAYGIPALSIREDSQTEEAIETMLSADGPFLLQCIVHPDEPSL; the protein is encoded by the coding sequence ATGATCACTGGCGCACAAGCTATGGTGGAATGTCTCAAGTGCGAGGGTGTCACGACGGTATTCGGCTATCCCGGCGCCACCATTGCCCCTTTTTATGATGCGCTGTTTGCCTCCTCCATCCGCCATATTCTGGTGAGGCAGGAACAGAATGCCGGTCATGCAGCCAGCGGTTATGCCCGCATCTCCGGCAAGCCCGGCGTGTGCATCGCCACGTCCGGCCCCGGCGCCACCAATTTGATTACCGGCATTGCCACTGCCTATATGGATTCCATCCCCCTGATCTGCATCACCGGCCAGGTTCGGTCGGATCAGTTGGGGCGGGACGTCTTTCAGGAGGCCGATATCACCGGCGCTACCGAATCCTTTATCAAACACAGTTATCTGATTAAAGATGTGAAAACCCTTCCCCGGGTCTTTAAGGAAGCTTTTCACATTGCCACCACAGGCCGGCCCGGTCCGGTGCTGATTGATATTCCTATGGATGTCCAGCTCCAGGAGCTTGATTTCGTCTACCCGGAAAAGGTGGATATCGTAGGATACAAACCCTCAGTGACCGGCAACGTCCGGCAAATCCAACGGGCAGCCGATCTGATCCAGACAGCAAAACGTCCTGTACTGTGCGCCGGCGGCGGCGTCTTTTCCAGCGAAGGATACCGTCTCATTGAGACATTGTGCGAACAATGCCGCATCCCTGTGGTATCCACCATGATGGGGATCGGCGTTCTCCCCTCCGATCACCCACTCTATTTGGGTATGATCGGTACCCACGGCGTCAAAGCCGCCAACCGCGCTTTGAGGGAGGCCGATCTGCTGATTCTGGCAGGCGCCCGGGTAGGCGACCGCGCCATGGCGGCCCCGGATCAGATTGCCGAACGGGCCCATATTGTCCATATCGATGTGGATCCCGCTGAAATCGGCAAGAACATGCCGGCGGAAATCCCCATTGTAGGCGATCTTTCCAACGTACTGCGCCTGCTGATGGAACGTCTCTCCTTTCAAGCCGACGAGGCTTGGGTTCAGCATTGCGTCTCTTATAAAACCAATACCATCCCATCCTCTTCCCGGGAGGGATTTCTTAGCCCCAAGCTATTTCTCAGGAAATTGTCCGCCTCTATGGATCCCGACTGTATCCTAGTGGCCGACGTGGGGCAAAACCAAATCTGGTGTGCCAACTATTTTGGCATCCAGAAGGGCCGATTCCTTACATCCGGCGGCATGGGCACCATGGGATATTCCATCCCAGCAGCCATCGGGGCCAAGATGGCCCGTCCGGATTTGCAGGTTTGCGCCGTTTGCGGCGACGGATCCTTCCAAATGAGTCTCAACGAACTGGCCACCATCAACCAAAGCGGTGCCCATGTGAAAATGGTCGTGATGCGAAACGGACGTCTTGGCATGGTGCGGGAATTGCAGGATAAGCTTTACGGGGGACGTCACGCCGCCACAAAGCTGGACGGCAGTCCCGACTTTATGCTGCTGGCCGAAGCTTACGGCATTCCCGCCCTTTCCATCCGGGAGGACAGCCAGACAGAAGAGGCCATTGAGACTATGCTGTCGGCCGACGGCCCGTTTTTACTCCAATGTATCGTCCATCCGGACGAGCCGTCCCTGTAA
- the ilvC gene encoding ketol-acid reductoisomerase, translating into MAKIYYQSDCDLGLLKDKTVAIIGYGSQGHAHALNLHDSGVKVVVGLYEGSKSWAKAEAAGLTVMTTPEAAKIADIIMILIPDEKQAELYKRDIEPNLSEGNALAFAHGFNIHFGQIQPPPFVDVFMIAPKGPGHTVRSEYVEGKGVPCLIAVQQDATGKAHDIGLAYALGIGGARAGVLDTTFQVETETDLFGEQCVLCGGVTALMKAGFETLVEAGYAPENAYFECIHEMKLIVDLIYKGGFSMMRYSISDTAEFGDYETGKRLITEETKKEMKKVLSEIQDGTFASKWINENKVGRSHFNACRRIESEHQLESVGKELRKMYSWNEE; encoded by the coding sequence ATGGCAAAAATTTATTATCAGTCCGACTGCGACTTAGGATTACTCAAGGACAAGACGGTTGCCATCATTGGTTACGGAAGCCAGGGTCATGCCCATGCCCTTAACCTGCACGATAGTGGCGTCAAGGTGGTAGTCGGCCTTTACGAAGGCTCCAAATCCTGGGCCAAAGCCGAAGCTGCCGGCCTTACCGTTATGACCACTCCGGAAGCCGCTAAAATTGCCGATATCATCATGATCCTCATCCCCGATGAGAAGCAGGCTGAGCTCTATAAGAGAGACATTGAACCCAATCTGTCGGAAGGCAATGCCCTGGCATTCGCTCACGGCTTTAACATCCATTTCGGTCAGATCCAGCCTCCTCCCTTTGTGGACGTCTTTATGATCGCTCCCAAGGGTCCGGGCCACACCGTCCGCAGCGAATATGTGGAAGGCAAAGGCGTACCCTGCCTCATCGCCGTTCAGCAGGATGCTACCGGCAAAGCTCACGACATCGGTCTGGCTTATGCTTTGGGCATCGGCGGCGCCCGTGCCGGCGTGCTGGATACTACCTTCCAGGTGGAGACCGAAACCGACTTGTTCGGTGAGCAGTGCGTTCTGTGCGGCGGCGTAACCGCCCTGATGAAGGCCGGCTTTGAGACCCTGGTGGAAGCTGGTTATGCTCCTGAAAACGCTTACTTTGAGTGCATCCATGAGATGAAGCTCATTGTTGACCTGATCTACAAAGGCGGCTTCTCCATGATGCGTTACTCCATCTCCGACACCGCTGAATTCGGCGACTACGAGACCGGAAAACGTCTCATCACGGAGGAAACCAAGAAGGAGATGAAGAAGGTCTTGTCCGAGATTCAGGACGGTACCTTTGCCTCCAAATGGATCAATGAAAATAAAGTGGGCCGCAGCCACTTTAATGCTTGCCGCCGTATCGAATCCGAGCATCAGCTGGAATCGGTGGGCAAAGAGCTGCGTAAGATGTATTCCTGGAACGAGGAATAA